A window from Salvia miltiorrhiza cultivar Shanhuang (shh) chromosome 2, IMPLAD_Smil_shh, whole genome shotgun sequence encodes these proteins:
- the LOC131009937 gene encoding sulfated surface glycoprotein 185-like produces MRRLHHPPPPSSLSPPPSSPPPSCALHHPRTSLASTTLLRRLHHSPVRSTASTILLRASTTLNPPVSCAATTILLRAPPPPPPFCAPPPPSGLSPPAPPPPPSCLMPPTPSTASRLHHPPTPPPLQNPKISFCRGSTASTLHYLYPNRFLILILGENGGVVDGGCNLAGVKSGGAGTGFWGEMAVL; encoded by the exons atgcGCCGCCTCCACCATCCTCCACCACCCTCAAGCCTCTCGCCTCCTCCATCGTCTCCACCACCCTCCTGCGCCCTCCATCATCCTCGGACCTCTCTCGCCTCCACCAccctcctccgccgcctccaccatTCTCCTGTGcgctccaccgcctccaccaTCCTCCTGCGCGCCTCCACCACCCTCAACCCTCCCGTCTCCTGCGCCGCTACCACCATCCTCCTGCGcgctccaccgcctccaccaCCCTTCTGCGCGCCTCCACCACCCTCAGGCCTCTCGCCTCCtgcgccgcctccaccacccTCCTGCCTCATGCCTCCAACACCCTCCACCGCCTCGCGTCTCCACCACCCTCCCACGCCGCCTCCACTGCAAAaccctaagatttctttttgtAGAGGTTCCACCGCCTCCACCCTCCACTACCTCTATCCAAACAGATTTCTGATTTTG ATTTtgggggaaaatggtggtgttgTAGATGGTGGTTGTAACCTCGCCGGTGTTAAGAGCGGCGGCGCCGGCACCGGATTTTGGGGGGAAATGGCGGTATTGTAG